One Mus musculus strain C57BL/6J chromosome X, GRCm38.p6 C57BL/6J DNA window includes the following coding sequences:
- the Ezhip gene encoding EZH inhibitory protein isoform 1 (isoform 1 is encoded by transcript variant 1): protein MASSSSPERGLEALRDTDESEGEAPGPSGPRGRGGPSGAGSALRLRSLEAEMAAACVTSTAGEDLGTFSEPGSQHGDPEGGGGPDLELGHARPMMRSQRELGLTPKGGGKADQGGKGRKGGSGSPPHTKSSRKREQPNPNRSLMAQGAAGPPLPGARGSPAMPQPESSLSPRPDQSHHFDFPVGNLEAPGPTLRSSTSQGSGSTPVPEALRCAESSRAESDQSSPAGRELRQQASPRAPDDDDDGDGGPDPRGSGTPEGWVLRSGVVPFGRRSSASEVSPEEVRPEAQCTGWNLRPRPRSSASAVSPEARPKAQSAGRNLRPRPRSSASVVSPEARPKAQSAGRNLRPRPRSSASVVSPEARPEAQSAGRNLRPRATPRVPVAPSSTTRSSSDRGSSRAPRSRSRSRSCSTPRLGSDHQRSRKIKMRLDLQVDREPESEAEQEEQELESEPGPSSRPQASRSSSRFAVPGRSSLAAEDSPPRRPVRMRASSPSPPGRLYPLPKHYFEGVHSPSSSSSESSSVSSSHSPLNKAPDPGSSPPLSSLSGPNPFWLALIADLDNLDSSSPRVPGEEIEAAPHTREEEDKKCRG, encoded by the coding sequence ATGGCCAGCTCTTCGTCTCCAGAGAGGGGGCTGGAGGCGCTCAGAGACACTGACGAGTCCGAAGGTGAAGCTCCGGGGCCTTCGGGGCCCAGAGGCCGAGGTGGTCCCTCGGGGGCAGGCAGCGCGCTGCGTCTCCGGAGCCTCGAAGCCGAAATGGCGGCGGCCTGCGTCACCTCCACGGCCGGTGAGGACCTGGGGACATTTTCTGAGCCTGGGAGTCAACATGGCGACCCTGAGGGTGGCGGTGGCCCAGACCTAGAACTTGGACATGCAAGGCCCATGATGAGAAGCCAGAGAGAGCTCGGCCTGACCCCGAAAGGCGGCGGGAAAGCCGACCAAGGCGGGAAAGGCAGGAAAGGCGGCAGCGGCTCCCCGCCTCACACCAAGAGCAGTAGAAAGAGGGAGCAGCCCAACCCCAACCGGAGCCTAATGGCCCAAGGTGCAGCCGGGCCTCCGCTTCCCGGAGCTCGAGGGTCTCCTGCTATGCCCCAGCCAGAGTCTTCTCTGAGCCCTAGGCCTGACCAAAGCCACCATTTTGATTTTCCAGTGGGGAACCTAGAAGCCCCGGGGCCTACCCTCAGGAGCTCCACCTCACAGGGCTCGGGGTCTACTCCAGTCCCCGAGGCCCTCCGCTGTGCCGAGTCCAGCCGTGCCGAGAGTGACCAGTCCAGCCCTGCTGGCCGAGAACTGCGTCAACAGGCCAGTCCACGGGCTcccgatgatgatgatgacggtgATGGTGGTCCTGATCCCAGAGGCAGCGGGACCCCCGAAGGCTGGGTCCTCCGTTCCGGAGTTGTACCTTTCGGTCGTAGGAGCAGTGCATCGGAGGTCAGCCCCGAAGAGGTTCGCCCCGAAGCCCAGTGCACAGGCTGGAATTTACGTCCTCGTCCTCGGAGCAGTGCATCAGCGGTCAGCCCTGAAGCTCGCCCCAAAGCCCAGAGCGCAGGCAGGAATTTACGTCCTCGTCCTCGGAGCAGTGCatcagtggtcagccctgaagctCGCCCCAAAGCCCAGAGCGCAGGCAGGAATTTACGTCCTCGTCCTCGGAGCAGTGCATCAGTGGTCAGCCCCGAAGCTCGCCCGGAAGCCCAGAGCGCAGGCAGGAATTTACGTCCTCGGGCCACTCCACGAGTTCCTGTTGCTCCCAGCAGTACCACGAGGTCCAGTTCTGATAGAGGCAGCAGCCGTGCCCCACGGAGCCGGAGCCGAAGCCGCAGCTGCAGTACACCCAGGCTCGGCTCTGACCATCAACGGAGCCGTAAAATAAAGATGAGGCTGGATCTGCAAGTGGACCGTGAGCCGGAATCGGAGGCAGAGCAAGAAGAGCAAGAGCTGGAGTCAGAACCTGGCCCTAGCAGCCGGCCGCAAGCGAGCCGTTCCTCCTCTAGGTTTGCAGTCCCAGGGAGATCCTCTCTAGCAGCCGAAGACTCTCCTCCAAGGCGCCCAGTTCGTATGCGagcctcttccccttctcctcctggtAGGCTCTATCCTTTGCCCAAGCACTATTTTGAAGGTGTCCATTCTCCCTCCTCATCTTCCAGTGAGTCCTCCAGTGTTTCAAGTTCCCATTCTCCCCTCAATAAGGCACCAGATCCAGGCTCCTCACCTCCATTAAGCTCTCTCTCTGGTCCTAATCCCTTTTGGCTTGCCTTGATAGCTGACCTGGATAACCTTGATTCTTCCTCTCCCAGAGTGCCAGGGGAAGAAATAGAGGCAGCCCCTCACACTCGTGAAGAGGAAGATAAGAAGTGTAGGGGATGA
- the Ezhip gene encoding EZH inhibitory protein isoform 2 (isoform 2 is encoded by transcript variant 2) produces MASSSSPERGLEALRDTDESEGEAPGPSGPRGRGGPSGAGSALRLRSLEAEMAAACVTSTAVGNLEAPGPTLRSSTSQGSGSTPVPEALRCAESSRAESDQSSPAGRELRQQASPRAPDDDDDGDGGPDPRGSGTPEGWVLRSGVVPFGRRSSASEVSPEEVRPEAQCTGWNLRPRPRSSASAVSPEARPKAQSAGRNLRPRPRSSASVVSPEARPKAQSAGRNLRPRPRSSASVVSPEARPEAQSAGRNLRPRATPRVPVAPSSTTRSSSDRGSSRAPRSRSRSRSCSTPRLGSDHQRSRKIKMRLDLQVDREPESEAEQEEQELESEPGPSSRPQASRSSSRFAVPGRSSLAAEDSPPRRPVRMRASSPSPPGRLYPLPKHYFEGVHSPSSSSSESSSVSSSHSPLNKAPDPGSSPPLSSLSGPNPFWLALIADLDNLDSSSPRVPGEEIEAAPHTREEEDKKCRG; encoded by the exons ATGGCCAGCTCTTCGTCTCCAGAGAGGGGGCTGGAGGCGCTCAGAGACACTGACGAGTCCGAAGGTGAAGCTCCGGGGCCTTCGGGGCCCAGAGGCCGAGGTGGTCCCTCGGGGGCAGGCAGCGCGCTGCGTCTCCGGAGCCTCGAAGCCGAAATGGCGGCGGCCTGCGTCACCTCCACGGCCG TGGGGAACCTAGAAGCCCCGGGGCCTACCCTCAGGAGCTCCACCTCACAGGGCTCGGGGTCTACTCCAGTCCCCGAGGCCCTCCGCTGTGCCGAGTCCAGCCGTGCCGAGAGTGACCAGTCCAGCCCTGCTGGCCGAGAACTGCGTCAACAGGCCAGTCCACGGGCTcccgatgatgatgatgacggtgATGGTGGTCCTGATCCCAGAGGCAGCGGGACCCCCGAAGGCTGGGTCCTCCGTTCCGGAGTTGTACCTTTCGGTCGTAGGAGCAGTGCATCGGAGGTCAGCCCCGAAGAGGTTCGCCCCGAAGCCCAGTGCACAGGCTGGAATTTACGTCCTCGTCCTCGGAGCAGTGCATCAGCGGTCAGCCCTGAAGCTCGCCCCAAAGCCCAGAGCGCAGGCAGGAATTTACGTCCTCGTCCTCGGAGCAGTGCatcagtggtcagccctgaagctCGCCCCAAAGCCCAGAGCGCAGGCAGGAATTTACGTCCTCGTCCTCGGAGCAGTGCATCAGTGGTCAGCCCCGAAGCTCGCCCGGAAGCCCAGAGCGCAGGCAGGAATTTACGTCCTCGGGCCACTCCACGAGTTCCTGTTGCTCCCAGCAGTACCACGAGGTCCAGTTCTGATAGAGGCAGCAGCCGTGCCCCACGGAGCCGGAGCCGAAGCCGCAGCTGCAGTACACCCAGGCTCGGCTCTGACCATCAACGGAGCCGTAAAATAAAGATGAGGCTGGATCTGCAAGTGGACCGTGAGCCGGAATCGGAGGCAGAGCAAGAAGAGCAAGAGCTGGAGTCAGAACCTGGCCCTAGCAGCCGGCCGCAAGCGAGCCGTTCCTCCTCTAGGTTTGCAGTCCCAGGGAGATCCTCTCTAGCAGCCGAAGACTCTCCTCCAAGGCGCCCAGTTCGTATGCGagcctcttccccttctcctcctggtAGGCTCTATCCTTTGCCCAAGCACTATTTTGAAGGTGTCCATTCTCCCTCCTCATCTTCCAGTGAGTCCTCCAGTGTTTCAAGTTCCCATTCTCCCCTCAATAAGGCACCAGATCCAGGCTCCTCACCTCCATTAAGCTCTCTCTCTGGTCCTAATCCCTTTTGGCTTGCCTTGATAGCTGACCTGGATAACCTTGATTCTTCCTCTCCCAGAGTGCCAGGGGAAGAAATAGAGGCAGCCCCTCACACTCGTGAAGAGGAAGATAAGAAGTGTAGGGGATGA